The genomic window ATGGGAGAAATGACGACAACAGAGGGATGACAATCTTTCTAATTGGGTTCTCGACCGATGGTGACTTTCCGTCTCCGACTGCTCTCTGACGCTTCAGCAGGTTCATGGCTAACAGGCCACCAGTGAGCATGCCGTCCATGGCTGCAAGGGCAGCGATGTCCCACAAGCATGCTGCTCCTGGGTCTTCGGCGACATAATGCACTTTTCCAAGAGGTGACATGATGCCAGAGACTCTGGAAAATACGGCTTCTGTCTCACCGCTGAGCCAGATAGACGAGTGCTCTGTGCCAACCAGCTCGGGTGTCACCATTATAGCACCGTCCAGATACTCCGCAATGCCATGGGCTTTCAGCCAAGCCTCCATTTGGCGAGCTTGCTGAGAAGTGCCCGttgtgatgttgatgatgatctttGAGGATTGGGTTTCCTCAAAAGGTAGAATCGATGAGAACAGCTCCGTGATGTTGCTATAGGACGCGACGCTGAGAAGAATGACATCGCTGCTCGCAATGGCAGCTCTGAGGCCATGTTCAAAGACAGCCCCGCGGTCCGCGAGATCTTTCAGCCATGGTCTATCAGGGTTCCTGTTCCACATGGTGACAGTGAAGCCTTTTTCAAGCCATTTCCGAACTATGGCCGCGCCGATGTTGCCGACACCCACAATGGTGATGTCTGTCTTGGGCATGACGATGTATAGGTAGCTGTAGAGGTACAAATGTTGGGTGATGAAGTGAAAAATTCTTATTCAAGAGCTCTGCTCCTGCTCCGGTATTTGTACCTCGTCCAACCCCCATGTTGAGATGGGCTCTTAGAGCATGTATTTACAGCCGGGCATTTGAGATAGTGCCATCGGATTTTGATGCATCAAAGTCCGCATCTTTGGTGGGCTTGCTAATCAATCCCGACTGGCGACTCACATGGCTACCAAAGAACAACTGATGGCTGTCAAAGTGGCATCTTCGGATCTGGAATTCCGAACTCCCAGCACGTATGAAGGGTTCTAGATACGGATCCCGCGCGTTCCCGTGAAGAGGGTATTGGTAAGAATGAGGTctatttaaagatatttctttGTAATAAGCTCTACGCTAACTTTGCCTATCCTCCCTTAGCTTTACTCACCCCGAGCGGCTTGGTCCGTCTCTTTGTCCTTCGTTCGTCCGTTCCTCGTCCGTGTATTGACTGGGAAGCAAGATGCGGGCTATGACTTTCAGAAATCTTCACAATTTGGGGTGGCATTTCCCAACACATGAGCGACTAAATTTTTCCCAGTCAAATCTGCTTAGGAGCGAGATTCTTCACGTCCTCCTGTCAGCATTCCGACGGCACTTAAAATAACCTCTCTAATTACCTGCTACCCGACAGAGAAACACCATCGCGAATATTATGTGTTGGTGCAGGACAGGAGAAATAAcaagataccttattaaggagcTCCTTTTCTGGGAAAAGACAACATTTTCGCCGGCAGTCGCTCTTGGGAGGCCTAAACTGGTGGCTTGAGATATACAGGAGCAACGACGCGCCACAACCGTTTGTAAGTGAATAAGTTCCAGGGAACTTGTATAGACTTGCGGTCTCTGCCCTCTGATCAATGAACTCTGTAAAATATGCAATCAGCTCCAACAGAAAAAGACACAGTTATCAATACATAGCGATATCAAGACTCAATGCCGGAAACCACCTAAATGTGGTCTCAGAACCATACAGCCAATACAGGGAGCCCGTTGGATCCGCCAACGCCACGATCAATTCAGGAACGTCGCAAAAAAGACTTTTACTAAAAGCAAGCCAGGGACATCAAAACTCCCTGATGGCtgttctcctctcctcttcttaCGCTTTCCTTCACACTCCGTCGTAACGCCACCGCCGCCATGAGATCTACTATCCCGCTGCTGGCGTTTTGCCACCTCTCATTGGCATCCAGATGCAGACCCTACTCTTCGTCAGCCACTTCCATCTTTTCCACAAAGACCGATGTGCCCAGTGACACTGAATCCGCGCCGTCTACAGCCTTATCCTCAACCACGCTCCTAGAGGAAACCGACTCATCCACAACCCTTTCATACTCGACGACTCTTTCGGAGGACAAGCAGCACTAGCGAATCTGCCACCTTAAGCAGCGAATCGGCTTCCACCGCTAGTGAAATCGAGAGTGTCACCTCGGATTCGTCCACCATCCCCACCACTCTGGTCACGACTCTGAGTGTTGAGCCCTCAACTACAGCGACGTCTGTCTCGCAAGGGCCTATCAACGTCGTTCTCAACCCAGGCTTGGAGGATTCAGGCACGAGAGCCCCTTGGGTACGACTTGGCGGCCTCGGGAGTGCGTCTATCTCCACCACAGAATTCCATGGAGGCAGTCAGTCTGGCTATTTCACTGGAGCATCTGGTGGCCACGCAAACATGGGTTTTAGACAAAATATTGACTCTTCTCTGCTCGAAGCTGACAAGGAATACCGGTTCTCAGTATATGTGAAGGCAACAGTGACGTCGGGTTGCTTCGCCACATTTGTAGGATGTGGCACGGGAAATGCATATTTCAACACCCAGACCTTTGGGGGCAACAATGACTGGATCCTAGCGACAGTAACATGCTCTTGGACACAGGCGCGTTTGGATGCTGGAGCAAATGTTCGGGTACATGGTGTATGTGAACGGTTTTCTTTCTATATGGATGATGCTGCCCTTGAAGAAGTGGCGGCATCAAGATAGTGTTTTGTATGTATTGCACCAGCCTTTGTATACAATTAGGCATGGTAGAGTTATACAAAGGACATATGACCTGGTAGAGCATTCAGCCAGTTTCCACTACCACAAGGCCAGGCTCCGTGCAGGCACCGAAAAAGGAAAAGAGGTATGCGTTACTAGGTTTAGTCTATCTCAATTCGTGTGCCTTTGAGTTTCATGCTTGtactctcctcctcctccttgatagCCTCTCTCCACATTAGCCCTGGAAAAATCCCGTATCCGACTACAGTAAATCGGTTCGTCGTATTAGGGATTGGTCGTAGAATGACCGGGATCCGGCAGCCAAATAGAATCCAGACCTGGTCTCCTGACTTGACACCGCAATCTTTATCTAGAGTGCCCAACCATCCACCTGATGTCCCTACGAATACCACGTAGCTGATATGAAGCATTGGTATCAATGCCGCCCTCTCGTCTCTCGATAAAACATCTGTGGGCGTGTATCCTCCAAAAACGACGTGTCGGAGACTAAATTCCTGCTGCTCCACCTTGGTTGCTGCCAGGTACAGCGCCCGAAGCAATGAGACTCTCCTCGCTGGCGTTGGTTTATCCTGGTGGTACATGGCACGGTAACGCTGATCTCTCAACCATGAGAATAACAACGACGTGACTTCATCTTTCTCGTAGAGGGGTGACTCGGCCGCATCTGGCCAAACACGTCGACAGTATCCTTCCAGCTTTTGCAACCACTCAAGAATGGGCCGACCACCTGCTTCCTCCCGGTCTCCTACAAAGGAGACGGTGTCAACTAAAAGTCCTTCTGCGGAGAGAGTCAAAGTAGCTTGATTGATAGAAGCGCGGGTCGCTCGAGTAGTACCACAAGCCCGACTCGCATTGATGGGCCCCCAGTTGATGGTAGCATGCGGCATCCAGGTTGGGAGGCCCTCTCGATCCGAAGTAGCGTTGGGTGCGTGGTTTCCTTCGAAGGCCAGAAATGAGAGGTCGTGATATTTGTCCAGGAAAAGACTGAATACTTGAGAGTAtatgttgatgatgggagcCTGATAGTCAACCCAAAACGCGGCCTGGTCTATGTCTGCGGCAAGTCCTAAGACACCATAGACACGATCTCTGGGCTCAGTCATGTTCAAGCCAGATGCCTGGAGGAATAGATGTAACAATGACGATCCAAGGATGTCTCGGGTTATCTTGAAACGTTCCAGGTCTTTCTCCCTGTGAACCTGACGATCCTTGAGCAGACTCTCCCTGGCACGTAGTATGCCGCCTCCCAAAATCTCGGGGGTAAAAGAGTCTTTTGTGCTCCCGTCTATGTAGCGAGAAAGCTCAGACAAAGGGCCGGTGAATTGAACCATCTCGCGCTTGATGACACCCACTTTGTCCTGGACTTGCAACAACTGCGCCCCGTCAAAAGCATCTCGGCGACAATACACCTGAATCTTTGGAGCAAGTATCAATTCTTGCTGTATCCACAATCGACGCCAGTATGGGTTGCGAAAGATGTCCGCGACCGGGTACCAATACGATGGATCGTGAAAGTCGTCAAGCTCTACCCCTTTGCCAAGGTTTTCCAAGTCTTTAAACACAGATGTGATAGGCTGTACGTTGTGATCAAGCCAAGCACAAACAGCTTGCGCAGTGGCGTATATCGTTTGCATCAACTTAATCTGATGCTCCTTCTCGGCGTTGTCGGGCTGGTTGATGCAGATGGCATCCGTCCAGATAACGCGAGGCTCGCTTGCGTGTCGCAGGTCATCCAGAGCTTTCCTGAGATTTCGGCCTACGGGGAACTTGGCGCCATTGACAAAGATGTCGTAGGTTGGCCGAGATGGTCCCCATGTGTAGCTGAGTGCCTCGAAAACGGGCTTCTCATCCAAAGAGACGTTGAACAGACGCGTGATAACCCTACTACCAGGCTTACCAGGGTATAGCTCCAAAAGTCGTAATTCTCGTCTTGCTGGATCCAGAGGCTCGTAATGGAACGATGAGGCTTTTTCCGACCTCTTTTCGACAGCCGACGAGTATACCGTCGTCGGTGGTCGCTTTGCTGGTAGCTTTCCCATATCAGGCATGCTAGAGCGATATACAACGTTAGAGAGCAGAGACAAAGTAAAACTAAGGTACCAGGTGGACGAAGGAGATGCTACCTAAGGTTGAAATGGTGCGGGGGTCGACTGCAAAGAGCGAGGTGCAGGGATAAGACTGCCAATCAGACGCTCATCTTACTCCTGCGGCTGAAGGGGAACATTTACAGATGGGCATGAATACCTAGGATTGCGGGGTAGGTAAATCTGAACAAGGGTCTCTAGGACGATGTGTCCACCACTCCAGTCCATACAGTCAGTGTTGGGGAATCCACGGCATCCCTGACGTAGTCACCGAATCGTCGAGTCCAAGTCCGCGTCGCTCTAGTAGTAACCTTCTTTTTTGTCCAGTTTTTACGGTCCATCGCGATTGCCAATTCTAGTTGTCGTATAGGAAACGTCGTTCAGCATTAAGACAATGCATAAGTAGTCGGCAAAAGAGCTGGGCTGTATATAAAGCAATAATGAATTGAGGTGAGGACTGAACGGCCGTTCGCGAAGCTTGCAGGAATAGATGATCAAGGGGCACAATGTAGCGTGCCGCCTAAGCGAATATAAGGCAGTTGATATCCCTAGTTGTGACTATCTAGAACGGATAATGCTCAGTGGTACTAGACGTAAGTGGGTTCCACGAAAGTCGACCGACGTGAGGATTTAGGCCTGGGTCAAAGTAGCCACGATCCCACATGGTATGAATTGTGTCGAGACGAAAAGTTCTCTTTTCTGATACCACAACTTGCTCGACTGTTTGTATCCGATATGGCTCTAACGTGACGCTAATTGGCTCTCCAGGCTTTCAACAAGGAGCTGCGACTCATCTAGGTTACCGGGGCACCCTGACCGCCTTCGCTCGTGGACGAAAGACTCTTCATCATGTCTTCGTTGAGAGCGAGGAGTGGAAGAAATCCCGATCCAAAGATGTCGTAGCTGTTGAACATGACGGAGACTTGCTCCTTGATGCAGTTGTATGCCTTAAAGTGGATGATGCCGGTCGCCTTGGACTAATAGTCAGCAATATCTCGAAGAATAAACCCTTAACAGTACTCAGCCTCCAACAAAGTGCTAGGATTAACTTAAGAAAGCTTCTCgtgaaggtggtggtggtggcatcAGCTCTTCCACAGGAGAGTAAAGGGCTCTGATCCCGAGGAAGCTTAAGGACCAAGACAGGCGGCACAGTCCCCGAAGCCAATATCCAGCCAGCACGAGCGGATATCCAGATGCACAGGGTCTAAAGCTTAAAGTATAGTCTCTTAGAAAAGGCTCAGCGTTTCTTAGAGAGTTTCACGACCGAAGGTGTTTTTAATATCATAGGACTAGAAAAGCAGTCAGGTGTTTTTAAGTATGGAATTAGTTCCCCTGATCGCTTTTCTTTAAGTCAAAGTGCCCAGCGACCCATCTTCCGAGAACGCCATAGAATGTTTCCTCACGCATAATTTGTCAATCCTCACTAATTTTCTGCGCTCGCAACCCTTTTTACTTTATCGCTCGTTTACGATAATAGTGGCTAGAGTTATGATATAGCAGCCCCTTTTACTTTCATTTTCCCCTAGACCGTTTGACATATCCAATCGTTCTGTGTGAAGTTGCAGCGAGGATGGAGGCTGCAAAACTTCTATCGGTTGTGGGATATAGACTTGAAATCGGATATCTCCATGCGCCGAGGAGCTCCGAAGCCGTCGTGGAGCGCGTTTAGCAATGACATCTTGCCTTGCTTTCTCCTCCTGCCTACCGTATTTTCGAGGACTCCCACGCTTCTTAGGTGCTTCGGGCATAGTGATCGAGATACAGTGTGATAATGATTAACTTGGACTGTCTTGAAGTTCCTATAGCTTGCCCGCTTCGCACACAAGGCACATCACGGGGTGTAGAATCTCCAGCTCGTCGGATAGACTAGGCCCAATTAGGAAGGCCACGTCGCGGCCCAAAACgggaaaaaaagaattatctCAAGATTAACACAAGCAATAACACACAGGTTAAAGGATAGGCCCGATAAAGCTTAcatagtataatatagtacTATTAGCACTATACTATACTAtgtaaatatataataatagcgtTTTCCTTTTTGTTAAcaaaaaacttaatttttgactattaaaatttttactttttagaAAATcctttttcttacttatctgAGTGACTTTTATTTACCCCACTTTTTCCTTGATTACTAAGCAGACTTTTGCTAGCTTCCGGAAGAGCTTATGCTCTTACAAGGACCAAGCAAGCATCGCTCATAACCCCGGTCAACAGCTGCTGTGTACCCAGCCTTCCCGCCTGCAACTGACCTCAAGTCCCGGCATTTGAACCTGGCCATTACAACTCTGGCACCAAGCCATCCCTAAGAATTGGAGCCATGCACGCATCTTGACGACCAAAAGTGACATACGATGGACAAGTTCGACTGCGTCGTCGTTGGCGCGGGTGAGTAACGCCAATGCTGATCCTCATGCCGCTGGCCTAGTATCCTTCACATCTAGGTAGCTGGATAGGGCGAATTAAGTGGCTCCTACGGAGTACAGCATGGGATGCTAATTTGGACCTCTCTGTTAGGATGGTACGGCTTGGCCGCCGCAAAGCAGTATCACTGCACTTGCCCAGAGGACTCTCTGGTGGTCTTCGAATCAGAAGCGACGCTAGGTGGCACATGGGCAGACCATCGCCTGTACCCAGGCCTCAAGAGCAACAACCTCCTGGGAACCTTCGAATACCCCGACTTCCCCATGGACAGCGCCACGTTCAACATCAAGACGGACGAGCACATCCCCGGCGGGGTCATCAACGCCTATCTCAAGGCCTACGCAGCCAAGTTCGGGATCAATGACTTGATCCGCCTTAAGACAAAAGTGCTTGTGGCTGAGCATCAGGACACGGCCGAGGGTGGATGGGTGTTGACGGTCGCCGGCTCTAACAAGGAGGAAACCAAAGTCTGCACGCGCCGGCTCATTATCGCGACTGGCCTGACTTCTGAGGCTTTCCTCCCGCACTTTGATGGCCAAGAGGTGTTTGGCGGAAAGGTATTCCACGGCAAGCATTTTTTGCAGAACGAAGACACGATACAAGCGGGCAAGTCCGTGACAGTGTTTGGCGGGACAAAGTTCGCCTGGGATGCAGTCTATGCCTATGTCACGGCTGGTGTCAAGGTTAACTGGGTAATCCGGTGTATGTTTATGTCCTGGCGTTGCACCTGACTACTCGTCGAAACTGACGCGAGAAACTAGCATCTGGACATGGGCCCTGTTGGATGTCACCGCCGTATGTGACGCCGCTCAAGAAATGGATCGAGCAGCTGGCGAGTATGTGCTGCTCAGTCTTCCCTCCCCGCTCCAGCTTCTGACAGGACTGAGCAGACATTCGGTTCCTCACTTGGTTCAGCCCTTGTATATGGGGCGAGGTTGACGGCTACAGAGGTATTCGCAGCTTCTTACACAGCACTGCCGTGGGCCGAGCAATTGTCAACAGTTTCTGGAGCATCCTCGGCGGCGACGTCATCGCCGTCAACAAGTACGACTCGCACCCGAACACGGCCAAGTTGAAGCCTTGGATTGAGGCTATGTTCGCGGGCACCAGCTACAGCATCCTCAACTATGATACCGACTTCTTCGAGCTCGTCAAGGGTGGCATGGTCAACATCCACATTGGCGAGATTGACCACCTCAGCCCAGGAAAGGTCCACCTATCAGACGGCACTGAGTTTGAATCGGACGCTCTTCTTGCCAACACCGGCTGGAAACACGTACCGCCTATGAAGTTTCTACCCGAAGGAATCGAGAAGGAGCTTGGTCTGCCACATGCACCAGCGGAGGGAGCGCCAGAAGAGGACCTCGCGAATCAGCATCCGCTCATTAAGAAGGCCGACTCCGAGATTATGCAGCGCTTCCCACGCCTCAAGCATCAGCCTGTCTGGAACAAGAACTATGTTCCCCTAACCGACCAGAAAGGCATTAGCAGTAGCGACGACGTGACACCATGCAAGTCTCTCACTCCGTACATGCTCTATCATTTCCTAGTACCGCCGTCTGAGCGCCTCCTTCGGACTCGCGACATCGCTTTCATCGGCATGGTCAGCAACTTCagcaacatcatcaccgccCACCTCCAGGGCCTCTGGATCAGTGCCTACTTCTTGGGTCGACTCGCAAAGGATCCTGCTGCCGCCGTCGGCGATGAGGTGTCGATGTCGAAGCTGCGATACGAGACGGTGCTACACAACCGCTTCGGCAAATGGCGCTATCCTATCGACTGGGGCAACAGGAACCCTAGTTTCATCTTTGACGCAGTTCCGTATCTTGACCTGCTGCAGCATGACCTTGGACTGGACCCTCACCGCAAAGGCGGCTTCTGGTCCGAGATTTGGGATCCGTATGGACCTGAGGATTACCGGGGAATCAATGAAGATTGGAAGGCCAAGTACGGCAGTGACAGGCCGATCGACTAAGGTGTCCTCCCCCTTGCCTTAATTTCTCCCACTCAGTGCAATGTAGGGGATGCTGTAATTTGAGTAGGAAACCCATCCTTGGAGGGTTACCTAGGATACCCCTGCGCTCTCGTAGCGCAGTTTGGCTGTTTAGATTGGTTCTTTTGCCGAGGGGCTGTCCACTCCTGAGAGGAGTGCTTTTACGATTAGAAATGTGCTTATTGACCATTGCACTCAGGTCTTTCAGGAACCTTGAAACTTGTCATGCTGGGAAATTGCAAAGGACAACGGGCCTCCGGCAGACCTCACAACAAAATCTAATAATGCCTCCGTACTTCGTAGAACCCACGCATGTGGTTTCGTGTGATAACAATCCTTTACGCGTTGGGAATTTTCAGAATGGCACCATTCAAGAATGATAATGCTACTGCAGCAAAATTGTTGGCCCTGAGTAACCTAATTTCTTTTCGTGTGTTGGATATATCAACTGAGTGGTAACACCGTGCGGAGACCAGAACAACTTTACGTGTACATGTGCCCAGACAACCATATCCTGTTGTAGAGTTTCGTTTTGCTCACTATGAGTTGGCTGTAGCCAATGAGCCCATTTTCGCTAGGAGGGAAGGCTTCCTCATAACCTCAAGGTCAGCCAGGTGGAAGTTTCTAAATACAGATTTACCAGCCGCATCTTGTCTCAAGCCAGCGAGCAGTTATCTTAGACAGCGACCAAGTTAATCTATTTGACTTTAATTAAAGTCATTTCCTCATTCTATATCTTGTTCAGCCTACTTTTTACGGGCAATAAGTGATCTTAAACTTTGACTTGGTGTTAAGTGTTAGCCCACCACCCGTGCAATTTATGCAAAGAGGTAAACCAGAAGTAGCGATGTCAGTGGTGAGAAGTCCATCTTAGTATCCCATGTCGGGGGACTGGTCCCGCGGGGTCAATTTCATTCTCGGAGCCATACCTCCAATTACCTATGTTGGCCTGTTGCCGTCACGTAGCTCTCAGCGGTTGTGTCTTCGCAGGGTACGAGCAGACAGCCAATAGCGCAAGTAAGCGATGCACAGCACAGTGGCATGGTAGTTGGGAGGCCTTCGCTTATCCGTATGGAGTTTAGCTTAAACGGCCGCGGCTACAGTAGGCCCGACTGGCAAACCTTACAAATGTCTAATCAGTCCTCGTTATCTTACTGCCTTTTATGCAGATATTTTAATCACTGATAGTATCGGGAAGCTGAAAAGATTAGAGCTTTTCCAGTGGCGATGCAGTAACGGTTCTAGAAGCAGGTGGTTGAAGTAACTTGTTTGTCGTCTCTGGAAGAATTTGTAAACGACCCGAGTGTGAGATCCAAGTTCATCCGGAACCAACTCCATATGATGGAGGTCAATTTGTGGCATAAATTGTGTGATGGCCTAAACCCGAGGGTGAGAGGTTTTGTTCACTTTTCCACGTTGCCCTACTGCCGATTCAGACCTTGAGGGCAGTATTGATTCAATTAACAGTCGAAGACCGCTTTGCCCCGGTCCTTATAAATCTCAGATTGAAGTCGGAGGAATATCAGTCCGGCAGCGCCAGAAGGATTCTCGGGGATAATCCTTCGGCCTTATAAGAGACAGCCGATGGGGCCAAAAGAGATAGAGGAAACAGAGTTAGCAGCAATACTAAGAAGCCAGACGCTCATCATGCCCTCTTCCGCGCCAACACTTCTCTACCCCGACATTGCAGACATAAGTCATGCTACCCCGGCTCTCGCCGAGTTCCTCCGTCACTATTTCCAGGCCAAAAGTCGTCATGATGCAGACGAATGGATCAAAGACTTTGATACTTCCAAGATCACCTATATTGAAACAGGACTCGGTCTTCATCTCAACTCAGCAAATTTTGAGGCCAGGACGAAAGCAATAATGGCGACATGGGGCGCAGATGCCAGGTCTTATCCCCTTCGTATCATTGGCGACACGCATAGCGCGGTCATGTTCTTTGTGGACACACCGGCTATGTTCGGCTCCGAACTTCGTGGGATTGCCGCACTTGACATGGAGAACGGGAAGGTTGTTCGCCAGGTCGACTACTGGGACGGGCGGCGATCTCCCTTGGCCGAGACAAGAGTTCCGGAGAGCCAGTACCCCGCCAGTTTCGGAGAGTCGGCAGTGCAGAGGGCTCGGAATCCGGTACTACAGGGCATCGTCAATGAGCTCCATGCGGGCCTTTCGACGGGCAACGGCAGTGTCACAGCGGCACTGTTCGACGTTGATGCGGTCTGGGAGGATCGAACTACGCGCACCCTACTTGATGGCCGATTGGCTATTGAGCGCTACCTTGCCAGGGCATCCTCCAGCTTGCCGTATGGTACTGGCGCGACTGCTAGACATGTGGTAGGAAACGAGCAAGGCGGCGGATATGAATGGATCGGTGGGCCAGGTGCAGCCACTCCCCATGGCATGGCAGCTCTCAAGCTCAATAAGGATGGCTTGATTACCTGGATCAGTCCTGTTTGGGATGCATCATACGCTAGCGACGTTGCAATTGCAACGCTTCTTAGATTCGCGATCGAGGAATAGGCCGCTTCTTAGCAGATATATAAtcgtttattttatagcatAGCTATGTCAATTAATCGTATTGATAGTCTTTGTTGAGCGGTCGAGACAAGTCAGGCGAGGTGTTGAAGTATTTGGGCATGGCTAACGGTCAAGAAACAAGACGTTTCATAAGGATCGGCACTGACTCTTATCAGAAAGTCGGTTCCATGAAGCTCAGGCGGCGCCTTTGAGAAGATAATTGCGGCATCGCATCGAGGCAGTTAGCCAAACTAGAAGAGTCTCGACACACTACAAACCATGTAAAAGTTACTCCAAGAAGTTGGAGTTTCGGGCCGTGGAACCTTTAGTGATTCCAGTTTTCGAGATGACGCTGCGCATTCCAAGCCCTACCAAACATGTGAAGCCAAGCCTCCAACTCGCTTCTCGAGGTCACTAGGCGGTCTTTTCTCGGCTTCTACAAACAACCCCCAGCTTTGAAGCTGTCCAGGGCCAATAGCATAACTCCGTGCCGCACAAGCCTCAATCGGCAACGGGAGGCCTCGCTAAGCTCCACGAACAGTTTGCCACATGGGACATTCCAAGCACCCTCTTGAGG from Fusarium falciforme chromosome 2, complete sequence includes these protein-coding regions:
- a CDS encoding HET domain-containing protein → MPDMGKLPAKRPPTTVYSSAVEKRSEKASSFHYEPLDPARRELRLLELYPGKPGSRVITRLFNVSLDEKPVFEALSYTWGPSRPTYDIFVNGAKFPVGRNLRKALDDLRHASEPRVIWTDAICINQPDNAEKEHQIKLMQTIYATAQAVCAWLDHNVQPITSVFKDLENLGKGVELDDFHDPSYWYPVADIFRNPYWRRLWIQQELILAPKIQVYCRRDAFDGAQLLQVQDKVGVIKREMVQFTGPLSELSRYIDGSTKDSFTPEILGGGILRARESLLKDRQVHREKDLERFKITRDILGSSLLHLFLQASGLNMTEPRDRVYGVLGLAADIDQAAFWVDYQAPIINIYSQVFSLFLDKYHDLSFLAFEGNHAPNATSDREGLPTWMPHATINWGPINASRACGTTRATRASINQATLTLSAEGLLVDTVSFVGDREEAGGRPILEWLQKLEGYCRRVWPDAAESPLYEKDEVTSLLFSWLRDQRYRAMYHQDKPTPARRVSLLRALYLAATKVEQQEFSLRHVVFGGYTPTDVLSRDERAALIPMLHISYVVFVGTSGGWLGTLDKDCGVKSGDQVWILFGCRIPVILRPIPNTTNRFTVVGYGIFPGLMWREAIKEEEESTSMKLKGTRIEID